A stretch of Planococcus citri chromosome 5, ihPlaCitr1.1, whole genome shotgun sequence DNA encodes these proteins:
- the LOC135847482 gene encoding uncharacterized protein LOC135847482 gives MSKSIQIWIAKLLLHSLEIFQNQSFRAVYSVIVTIFCAINVLGSIIGFYNVTEISDKILAFVAITAQLNGILLFATVFVYREKLLVLFDKLEKEQENVDAGLDRAEVIIKKKLVILFAAIFLAFMIYLLPPLIFNLFAESFSNKQSSVIPYCYSCNEKNSNKRFCWDISTSTSTTVHAVNLYQAISLATYMFAYILSFTLYGLMVGELEIHMEIVGRKVDQFNEVANETDANIDDMLKTNSQIDDTEDRLHQQFLLIIKYQKFLNGCVAEALDLWKLYVSYYYASAFVDITAILYGIITLGSDEKFLAIRGMGLIVGRVLMAFTIAYYSQSISYLNEDFLDIMAKIRWYNRRVKFCKTYHQMLTFHQVPNVMKLAGVVELNLSCFTRLMKNVYTVVNLMYLMFAK, from the exons ATGTCGAAAAGTATTCAAATTTGGATCGCGAAACTGCTTCTACATTCgctggaaatatttcaaaaccaaTCGTTTCGTGCAGTGTATTCGGTAATAGTGACGATCTTCTGTGCAATTAACGTTTTAGGTAGTATTATCGGATTCTATAATGTTACGGAAATCAGTGACAAAATCTTAGCCTTCGTGGCAATAACGGCTCAATTAAATGGTATACTTTTGTTCGCCACAGTGTTCGTATATCGTGAAaagttactcgtattatttgataaattggaaaaagaaCAGGAAAACGTTGATGCAGGGCTTGATCGAGCAGAGGTCATCATCAAGAAAAAGCTTGTAATTTTATTTGCCGCCATTTTTCTGGCTTTCATGATCTACCTCCTACCTCCgttaattttcaatctttttgcCGAGAGTTTCAGCAATAAGCAGTCATCGGTGATACCTTATTGTTATTCATgcaacgaaaaaaattcgaacaaaagGTTCTGTTGGGATATTTCTACTTCTACTAGCACGACTGTACATGCTGTAAATTTGTACCAAGCTATATCTCTTGCCACGTACATGTTCGCGTATATTTTATCGTTCACGTTATATGGACTCATGGTTGGCGAACTTGAAATTCATATGGAAATCGTAGGCAGAAAAGTGGATCAATTTAATGAGGTAGCCAACGAAACGGATGCGAATATCGATGATATGCTCAAAACTAATTCACAAATTGACGACACTGAAGACAGATTGCATCAGCAATTTTTGCTAATTATTAAAtaccagaaatttttaaacgg ATGTGTTGCTGAAGCATTAGATTTGTGGAAATTATACGTGAGTTACTATTACGCAAGTGCCTTCGTCGATATCACAGCTATACTTTATGGGATAATTACATTG GGTTCAGATGAAAAATTCCTTGCAATTAGAGGCATGGGATTAATCGTAGGCAGAGTACTAATGGCTTTCACCATTGCTTATTATTCGCAAAGCATTTCATATTTG AATGAAGATTTTCTGGACATAATGGCGAAAATTCGATGGTACAACAGgagagtaaaattttgcaaaacttaTCATCAAATGCTGACTTTTCATCAGGTTCCAAACGTAATGAAACTGGCAGGAGTCGTCGAACTGAATTTGAGCTGCTTCACTCGTCTAATGAAAAATGTGTATACTGTCGTAAATTTAATGTATTTAATGTTCGCGAAATAA